In Kushneria marisflavi, the following are encoded in one genomic region:
- a CDS encoding aminotransferase class I/II-fold pyridoxal phosphate-dependent enzyme, translated as MRASHLDREGPHNPFPGRQALERRMGHSLPIQLGSNEGLDMPHQALGEALGTQVAELARAYGDAQAFELRQQLAEQLSTSPEALLVDAGADSLIALTLRALCDTGTTVITSAGTYPTFRYFAEGHGCRLVEVAYRQAPGQLAPDVEALVQAAWLHHSRLVYLANPDNPSGHCLASADIAYLVDNLPPTCHLLLDEAYHEFRADQEDSAPMDRVVRLRTFSKAHGLAGLRIGYAIASPALLEVMLKVRIHYAVSSVAQAAAMVVLTHIDEVEHHVQAVIKRREQLATQLQVWGADVLPSATNFVAIRMPNAGAAESAQQALLADGVIVHRPPHPALADILRISAVEEALVPGHLAALQNVLEG; from the coding sequence GTGCGTGCATCTCATCTTGATCGTGAAGGGCCCCACAATCCCTTCCCGGGACGCCAGGCACTGGAGCGGCGTATGGGTCATTCGCTGCCCATTCAACTTGGATCCAATGAAGGGCTGGACATGCCTCATCAGGCACTGGGCGAGGCACTGGGTACCCAGGTGGCCGAGCTGGCACGTGCCTATGGTGATGCCCAGGCGTTCGAGCTGCGCCAGCAACTGGCCGAGCAGCTGAGCACTTCTCCCGAGGCCCTGCTGGTGGATGCCGGTGCCGACAGCCTGATCGCCCTGACGCTGCGCGCCCTGTGCGATACCGGCACGACCGTGATCACCAGTGCCGGCACTTACCCCACCTTTCGCTATTTTGCCGAGGGTCACGGCTGTCGCCTGGTCGAAGTGGCCTATCGACAGGCGCCGGGCCAGCTGGCTCCCGATGTCGAGGCGCTGGTTCAGGCCGCCTGGCTGCATCACTCAAGGCTGGTCTATCTGGCCAATCCGGACAATCCCAGCGGTCACTGCCTGGCCAGTGCCGACATTGCCTATCTCGTCGATAATCTGCCGCCGACCTGTCATCTCCTGCTGGATGAGGCCTATCACGAGTTTCGAGCGGACCAGGAGGACAGTGCCCCCATGGACCGCGTCGTGCGCCTTCGCACCTTCTCCAAGGCACATGGGCTGGCCGGACTTCGCATCGGATATGCCATCGCCTCGCCGGCACTTCTCGAGGTCATGTTAAAGGTGCGCATTCACTACGCTGTTTCCTCGGTCGCCCAGGCCGCCGCGATGGTGGTGCTGACCCATATTGACGAGGTTGAGCACCATGTTCAGGCCGTGATCAAAAGACGTGAGCAGCTGGCGACACAGTTACAGGTGTGGGGGGCTGACGTCCTGCCCTCGGCCACCAATTTCGTGGCCATTCGCATGCCGAATGCCGGAGCCGCCGAGTCCGCTCAGCAGGCACTGCTGGCCGATGGCGTCATTGTCCACCGCCCCCCACATCCGGCACTGGCCGATATCCTGCGCATTTCAGCCGTCGAGGAGGCTCTGGTGCCCGGGCACCTGGCGGCGCTACAAAACGTCCTCGAAGGCTAA
- a CDS encoding alanine/glycine:cation symporter family protein, producing MEFINTIENGILAITDPISSFIWTYVLVYLLLGAGVAFTLLTKFMQFRLMGHMARVTFGGRGSGDGISAFQAFATSLASRVGTGNLAGVAIALWVGGPGAIFWMWMTALVGLATAFIESTLAQVYKVKHEDGAFRGGPAYYMERGLGQRWMGCLFAVFLIIAFGLAFNGAQSNTIARAIDSAFAVPTWITGIVLVAMTALIIYGGIKSVARTAEKIVPVMAVAYLLVALYILIVNIGEVPAMLALIVKSAFGFGPAVGGAAGYAIKAAMENGIKRGLFSNEAGMGSAPNAAATATVKHPAAQGLVQSFGVVCDTLIICTCTAVVILLSGVYDTLLTSSPGVDIQGIQLTQDAMSDHLGVFGTWFIALAILLFAFTSIIGNYAYGEINMGYLFGRRSKGAIQALRIAVLVMVMLGAVAELDFVWAFADFAMGLMATTNLIAILLLAPVALRVLKDYERQRRDGVREPVFDPTVLKNPEQLSSGVWTSSSETVTR from the coding sequence ATGGAATTCATCAATACCATCGAAAACGGCATTCTTGCCATTACCGACCCCATCAGCAGTTTTATCTGGACCTATGTTCTGGTCTATCTGCTTTTGGGCGCCGGCGTGGCCTTTACGCTGCTGACGAAGTTCATGCAGTTTCGTCTGATGGGTCACATGGCGCGTGTGACCTTTGGCGGTCGCGGTTCGGGTGATGGCATCAGTGCCTTTCAGGCCTTTGCGACCTCGCTGGCGTCCAGGGTGGGAACGGGTAACCTCGCCGGTGTGGCCATTGCCCTCTGGGTCGGGGGGCCGGGCGCCATCTTCTGGATGTGGATGACGGCGCTGGTCGGGCTGGCCACCGCCTTTATCGAATCCACGCTCGCCCAGGTCTACAAGGTCAAGCATGAGGACGGTGCCTTCCGTGGTGGGCCGGCCTATTACATGGAGCGTGGTCTGGGACAGCGCTGGATGGGCTGCCTGTTTGCGGTCTTTTTGATCATTGCCTTCGGCCTGGCCTTCAATGGTGCCCAGTCCAATACCATCGCCCGGGCCATCGATAGTGCCTTTGCCGTCCCTACCTGGATTACCGGGATCGTACTGGTGGCCATGACGGCCCTGATCATCTATGGCGGCATCAAGTCGGTGGCACGCACGGCCGAGAAGATTGTACCGGTCATGGCCGTGGCCTATCTGCTGGTCGCGCTCTACATCCTGATCGTCAACATCGGTGAGGTGCCGGCAATGCTGGCGCTGATCGTCAAGAGCGCCTTTGGCTTCGGACCTGCAGTCGGTGGCGCGGCGGGCTATGCCATCAAGGCAGCAATGGAAAACGGCATCAAGCGCGGACTGTTCTCCAACGAGGCCGGCATGGGCTCGGCGCCCAACGCTGCCGCCACGGCAACGGTCAAGCATCCGGCGGCCCAGGGGCTGGTCCAGTCCTTTGGCGTGGTATGCGATACCCTGATCATCTGCACCTGCACTGCCGTCGTGATTCTGCTTTCCGGGGTCTATGACACCCTGCTGACCAGCTCGCCGGGCGTCGATATCCAGGGCATTCAGCTCACTCAGGATGCCATGAGCGATCATCTGGGCGTGTTTGGCACCTGGTTCATTGCGCTTGCCATTTTGCTGTTCGCCTTCACCTCGATCATTGGTAATTACGCCTACGGCGAGATCAACATGGGATATCTGTTCGGTCGGCGCAGCAAGGGTGCCATTCAGGCACTGCGTATCGCTGTGCTGGTCATGGTCATGCTGGGTGCCGTGGCGGAGCTTGATTTCGTCTGGGCCTTTGCCGACTTTGCGATGGGGTTGATGGCCACCACCAACCTGATTGCCATTCTGCTGCTGGCGCCCGTGGCCCTGCGTGTACTGAAGGACTATGAGCGTCAGCGTCGTGATGGTGTGCGGGAGCCGGTCTTTGATCCCACCGTCCTCAAGAATCCCGAGCAGCTTTCCAGCGGTGTATGGACGTCTTCCAGCGAAACCGTGACGCGGTAG
- the thiS gene encoding sulfur carrier protein ThiS gives MQLYINGETRRVDQASSVADLIVMLSLTGRRIAVEVNESIVPRTRHATTTLNEGDRVEIVHAIGGG, from the coding sequence ATGCAGCTATACATCAACGGAGAAACGCGCCGGGTCGATCAGGCCAGCAGTGTGGCTGACCTGATCGTCATGCTTTCGCTGACCGGCCGGCGTATTGCCGTGGAAGTCAACGAATCCATTGTGCCGCGCACCCGCCATGCGACAACGACCCTCAATGAGGGCGATCGCGTCGAGATTGTTCATGCCATTGGCGGCGGCTGA
- a CDS encoding sulfite oxidase, whose translation MSHHPGIFKPLPAEHFRHPDEGGATNAETRLSRLPGYLTPNRWFFVRSHFDIPELDANDWRLTLTGDALSHEHVLSLADLERLPRVSVIRAIECAGNARASFARDFGTPAEGAQWGQGAVGVAEWSGVRLRDVLALAGVEEGAFHVLPEGLDSGRFARPLPIDKALADDTIIALAMNGEPLPIDHGFPARLVVSGWLGAASIKWLGRLEVSRQTLDTYWNTQDYTLAGPDYPAVGEADGIPITTMPVMSLVDLEDGARLLAGNTILRGRALSGEGQIVAVDCRLDDGTWQSATLHTPNIAGAWVCWSLDCQLDADRHVLQVRARDDRGHEQPEHVVWNDHGCLYNAITRIAFHAEDRSD comes from the coding sequence ATGAGCCACCATCCCGGCATTTTCAAACCCCTGCCTGCCGAGCACTTCCGACATCCCGATGAGGGCGGCGCCACCAACGCCGAAACCCGTCTGTCCCGGCTGCCGGGCTATCTCACGCCCAATCGCTGGTTCTTTGTGCGCAGCCACTTCGATATTCCCGAGCTCGATGCCAATGACTGGCGGCTGACGCTGACCGGCGATGCCCTGTCGCATGAGCACGTTCTGAGCCTTGCCGACCTTGAAAGACTTCCACGCGTCAGCGTCATCCGCGCCATCGAATGCGCCGGCAATGCGCGCGCCTCCTTTGCCCGTGATTTTGGCACCCCTGCTGAAGGCGCTCAGTGGGGACAGGGCGCGGTGGGCGTGGCAGAGTGGAGCGGTGTGCGCCTGCGCGACGTGCTGGCACTGGCGGGCGTGGAAGAAGGCGCCTTTCATGTTCTGCCGGAAGGCCTCGACAGCGGACGCTTCGCCCGACCGTTGCCGATCGACAAGGCGCTCGCCGATGACACGATCATTGCACTCGCCATGAACGGCGAGCCCCTGCCGATCGATCACGGCTTCCCGGCCCGGCTGGTGGTATCCGGCTGGCTGGGTGCGGCCAGCATCAAATGGCTGGGCCGTCTTGAGGTGTCGCGCCAAACCCTGGATACGTACTGGAACACGCAGGACTACACTCTGGCCGGGCCCGATTATCCGGCCGTGGGAGAGGCTGACGGCATTCCCATTACCACCATGCCGGTCATGAGCCTGGTCGATCTTGAAGACGGTGCGCGGCTCCTTGCCGGCAACACGATCCTGCGCGGACGGGCACTGTCGGGTGAGGGGCAGATTGTTGCCGTCGACTGCCGCCTTGATGACGGCACCTGGCAGAGCGCTACCCTGCACACGCCCAATATTGCAGGTGCATGGGTCTGCTGGTCACTGGATTGCCAGCTCGACGCCGATCGTCACGTTCTACAGGTGCGCGCGCGGGATGATCGCGGTCACGAACAGCCCGAGC
- a CDS encoding lipopolysaccharide kinase InaA family protein produces MTTSRHQHRRGRPDVLQRHFHGPIRFPGSDWQWWLADDAAAHDAAARMDHHMRGVEPDHVTTLRERKGRRTFRLQVAERALFAKEIPLPIWRKRLGALLGIQHTLVGFDHGSAEVDNTLTLNARTGQGLDVLCVGERMSAGLPTSQVLIQPWLEGWIGLGDAFDVADEHERHSLLYRMEALLKAMHDARICHLDINTDNLMVSTQDSETPLRAIDCAKMETKVTQPALSTALQIGKMLRELYGRDEADFTTRYTQARAMQRRIAGETGINEATDTLLALSLRYRLSKNLSRRKLVTTPFVNIDGPALEKRVRASKKNADMPAIVWNQDHPAMADEAPVYSSS; encoded by the coding sequence ATGACTACTTCCAGGCACCAGCATCGCCGTGGACGCCCCGACGTTCTCCAGCGCCACTTTCATGGTCCCATCCGCTTTCCCGGCTCCGACTGGCAATGGTGGCTGGCCGATGACGCGGCTGCCCATGATGCTGCAGCGCGAATGGACCACCACATGCGCGGTGTAGAGCCTGATCACGTGACAACACTGCGCGAGCGCAAGGGCCGGCGTACCTTTCGCCTTCAGGTCGCCGAACGCGCACTATTCGCCAAGGAAATTCCGCTCCCCATATGGCGCAAGCGTCTGGGCGCCCTGCTTGGGATTCAGCACACTCTGGTCGGGTTTGATCACGGCAGCGCCGAGGTGGATAACACTCTGACCCTGAATGCGCGTACCGGACAGGGACTGGACGTGCTCTGCGTCGGCGAGCGCATGAGCGCCGGCCTGCCGACCAGCCAGGTCCTGATTCAGCCCTGGCTTGAAGGATGGATCGGACTGGGAGATGCCTTTGATGTCGCCGACGAGCATGAACGCCATTCGCTTCTATATCGTATGGAAGCCCTGCTCAAGGCCATGCACGATGCCCGAATCTGCCATCTGGACATCAATACCGATAATCTGATGGTGTCCACACAGGACAGCGAGACGCCGCTGCGCGCCATCGACTGTGCCAAGATGGAGACGAAGGTCACCCAGCCGGCGCTCTCCACGGCCCTTCAGATCGGCAAGATGCTGCGGGAACTCTACGGCCGTGACGAAGCAGACTTCACCACACGTTACACCCAGGCGCGCGCCATGCAGCGTCGTATCGCCGGCGAGACAGGCATCAATGAAGCCACCGACACCCTGCTGGCGCTCTCCCTGCGCTATCGGTTGAGCAAGAATCTGTCCCGTCGCAAGCTGGTGACAACACCATTCGTCAACATTGACGGCCCGGCGCTGGAAAAACGCGTGCGAGCCTCGAAGAAAAATGCGGATATGCCCGCCATTGTCTGGAACCAGGATCATCCGGCCATGGCGGATGAGGCGCCGGTCTATTCCAGCTCCTGA
- a CDS encoding alpha/beta hydrolase, which translates to MTMSLPDFSDLLEAGPLAPLPLPPTGLMAQYFRHYELDALITQVGGIESGHLQIGEFRLWTQVWTPHNALRGTVMVVHGYFDHLGLYGHLLNLLLDGGFRVVLWDLPGHGLSSGERAAIDDFATYTQCLRGLLDQLGDRGLIHEPLIGIGQSTGAAILTTDALERADHHPWQALALLAPLVRPCKWHRSRLMHRLATPFIRSIPRHYRPNTTNLAFTAFLHQKDPLQTNTLPLVWVSAMRDWMGHVRRLPPCHLPVLILQGQQDATVDWRWNLEVLRRLLPAARIVYHQDARHHLVNESPDIRQTLFRDLHQFLITQTEGSCISTADMPEAPS; encoded by the coding sequence ATGACAATGTCCCTACCCGATTTTTCCGATCTGCTGGAGGCCGGCCCGCTGGCACCCTTGCCCCTGCCGCCCACCGGGTTGATGGCGCAGTATTTTCGTCATTACGAGCTGGACGCACTGATCACGCAGGTCGGTGGCATCGAGTCGGGACATTTACAGATCGGCGAATTTCGCCTCTGGACTCAGGTCTGGACCCCGCACAACGCGCTTCGTGGCACGGTCATGGTCGTACATGGTTATTTCGATCATCTGGGCCTTTATGGCCATCTGCTAAACCTATTGCTTGATGGCGGATTTCGTGTCGTGCTCTGGGACCTACCGGGGCATGGCCTGTCCAGCGGGGAGCGTGCCGCCATCGATGACTTTGCCACCTACACTCAATGCCTGCGGGGCCTGCTCGATCAGCTGGGGGACAGGGGATTGATCCACGAGCCGCTGATCGGGATTGGCCAGAGCACAGGCGCTGCCATTTTGACCACCGATGCACTGGAGCGCGCCGACCATCATCCCTGGCAGGCACTGGCCCTGCTGGCCCCGCTGGTGCGGCCCTGCAAGTGGCATCGTTCTCGGCTGATGCACCGCCTGGCCACGCCCTTTATTCGCAGCATCCCGCGCCATTACCGCCCCAACACGACCAATCTTGCCTTCACGGCGTTTTTGCATCAAAAGGACCCGCTGCAGACCAACACCCTGCCGTTGGTATGGGTCAGTGCCATGCGCGACTGGATGGGTCATGTTCGAAGGTTGCCGCCCTGTCATCTACCGGTACTGATTCTGCAGGGCCAGCAGGACGCCACCGTGGACTGGCGCTGGAATCTCGAGGTGCTGCGCCGGCTGCTGCCGGCGGCTCGAATCGTCTATCATCAGGATGCTCGACACCATCTGGTCAACGAATCGCCGGACATCCGACAGACCCTTTTCAGGGATCTGCACCAATTTCTGATCACACAGACCGAAGGCTCATGCATCTCTACTGCCGACATGCCCGAGGCGCCCTCATGA
- a CDS encoding DUF423 domain-containing protein encodes MPSRLLWLAVALSGLGVVILGAWGAHGLADRLDAQALNAWHTGVRYQAWHTLAFMMILIWREVVPLVGQRFVLGLWGIGVVLFSGSLYLLALGGPALLGPITPLGGLAMMAGWAMLGVTALRRRPEPS; translated from the coding sequence ATGCCCTCGCGCCTTTTATGGCTCGCCGTCGCCCTGTCCGGACTGGGGGTGGTCATCCTCGGCGCCTGGGGTGCTCACGGTCTGGCCGATCGACTGGATGCCCAGGCGCTCAATGCCTGGCACACCGGTGTTCGCTACCAGGCCTGGCATACGCTGGCCTTCATGATGATTCTGATCTGGCGCGAGGTTGTCCCACTGGTCGGCCAGCGTTTCGTGCTGGGCCTTTGGGGCATCGGTGTGGTGCTCTTTAGCGGTTCACTCTATCTGCTGGCACTGGGCGGCCCGGCCCTGCTGGGGCCCATCACCCCACTGGGGGGACTTGCAATGATGGCCGGCTGGGCCATGCTGGGCGTGACTGCCTTGCGCCGAAGGCCTGAGCCGTCATAA